CCATATTGGGCACATTGGCtatgaagaaataatttaggCAACAGGATACTTAttccaaaaattataattttttcagaaGAATATGAGTTAAAATACAATATACTAAGTTATCAGTGCCAGGTGACAAGGGCAAGTGTGATAGCAATTTGGGGAGACTGGAGATTTCTGAAAGCTAACTCTAGAAAAGCTACCAACAGTACCACATGAAATGATCAGTGTTGGTTGGGTGGTATCTGAAGaagcagaaatgagaaaagcATTGGAGACAGAAGAGCACGTGAGCCTGGCTAGAAGTAGGATTGTGTGGAGTTCTCGAGAGGTCCGAGTTATCCTATAGGTGATAGGCCATGCCATTTATCAGAAATAAGTAAGCTAATTGAAGTTATTGGGTTTTTCCCCAAATAACATCACATTTCCAAAGGATCCAATATTGTGAGTTTCATATTCCTGGTAAGAGCCGGTGCTATGTTGCTAATTTGGTTTTAAGGTgtgtagaaagaaagagaacacagaagaGGCCTGGCTTAAGTGGTTCAGAGCCGATCACTTTTAAGATCGTCCTCTTCAAAGGTTCAGAAatcatcaaaatattctttgaggTAGAGAGCGATAAAGAACATTTCTGTTTAGAGACCTGAAGTGGCATTGTTTCTTCCCTAGTTATTCCCCATTTAAACCATCTATTCCATCTCTAGGACCAACCATCGCTAAAGCATGAGTTCCCAGCAGCAGAAGCAgccctgtgccccaccccctCAGCCTCAGCAGCAGCAGGTGAAACAGCCTTGCCAGCCTCCACCCCAGGAGCCCTGCTACCCCAAGGTGCCTGAGCCCTGCCACCCCAAGGTGCCTGAGCCCTGCCACCCCAAGGTGCCTGAGCCCTGCCACCCCAAGGTGCCTGAGCCCTGCCACCCCAAGGTGCCTGAGCCCTGCCACCCCAAGGTGCCTGAGCCCTGCCACCCCAAGATGCCTGAGCCCTGCCACCCCAAGGTGCCTGAGCCCTGCCCCTCAACGGTTACTCCAACACCAGCCCAGCAGAAGACAAAGCAGAAGTGACGTGGTCCACACCATGCCCTTGAGGAGATGACCCCTGGATGCTGAGCCCTCATCACACTCTGCTTTTGAGTCCCATTTGTCTGTTGACTTTGCAATGAGCATGCTGTCACCCAAAAACATGTGCTATGAGGCTTCCCTCCCTACATACTCTGAGCCTCTCAATTAAGCTGAAGTACTTCATACCAGAGCTAGTTTTCAGCTGCTCAGAATTCATCTGAGGAGGGACTTGAGGTGGAAACAAGTGATTCAGCTCTATTATGTCCCTCCTTATTAAATTCACTTTCAGTTCCACTCCTGACTGTGTGTCATGGACTCTATAACTTCGTTCCTTTCCCATATGATGCAAGAGCTATGTACGGAGATGGTTGGGTGAGGAAGGGCTTTGTCCACAAGGCGTCTAATCCTGCACCAGCTGGGTAGGGGTGCTTCCCCCAGCGAGCATTTTGGGCTGCCAGGGAGAGGTTGTGCAATGCCACTCAGAGGCTGCTGCTTTTACATCCAGGACTAGAGCCAGGCTCTCCTCCTGCCACTCCGTGAGTCATGCCAGAGTTTAGTTAGCACCTGTCCAAGCTGACTCTGACCTGCTCACCCTAAATACCCTGCCCCACAATCTGGCTTCCAGACTGCTGATTTATTCAAACAATTCCTGTTTATTTCAAGAAGTGGTGTTCCTACCTATGCAAATCTACTCTTTCTCGCTCATTTCTTCATCATACCCACAACGCAGATTTCCAAATGCACGCaaacactcactcactcacagaCTCCTCCTCTTATCTCAGGCTTTTCCAGTCTGAGGCCAGAAAGGAGATCAGGAGGATTGACAGTGCTCTCCAGGGCCATTTGCAGTATTCTAGAGGGATggcccaccctgggccagaaagGAGATCAGGAGGATTGACAGTGCTCTCCAGGGGCATTTGCAGTATTCTAGAGGGATggcccaccctgggccagaaagGAGATCAGGAGGCTTGACAGTGCTCTCCAGGGGCATTTGCAGTATTCTAGAGGGGTGCATTTCACTCCCCACTCTGCCCCTCATTCAAACACACATTCACCCACACAAACTAGCTGTGGAGCCTTCACAGAGTAACACAAAGTCTGATCCATGTTGGAAACTGTTTCTTTCATGTAGTGTGAACCACAAGAAGTGAGGACTCAAAAACCCATCCCCAGTCATCTTCCTAGAGCATCAAAATGAATAGggtgaaaagaaatgagatagaATTATGAACagtgtatttatatgtatgtacatacacttGTATAAATGGTATGTTCCTTTTTAATAttacagagagacaaagaaaattgTGCTACAGCAGTATAAGAGAAATTTTTCTTaggttagaaaatgaaataatgaaaaatactaTGAACCTTTGGAATAGCTCAAGACATTGGGATACTTTTGATCATGATGTTTTTACCtgattgtgttttttaaaattatgaagtctATTGAAAAATGTTTACTGTAAAAATCTTATTATTCTAAGggattttattgtttaattggTAGGTAAAATCTACTCTCACCATAAATGGTGCCTTCTAGCACCAAAACCAATTAACCAACCAAGCAAAAATGTGTTCTAATCATGCTATTAATTTATTGGTCAGCACAGCTTAGCTTCTACTAAAAACACCCCCTACATTGTTGTGTCTCACGCATGTGCTAGTCTTACGTGGCTTAGTAAGGTCTCTGTTCCATGCAGTCATAAAAAGACCCAGGCTCTTCCTCTCATATGGTCTTATCATTTTTTAGCACCTTGTCTTCCTCTAAGTTCAGGGacaagagaagagaaatagaCTGTATGGAGAAGGTAGTGCTGCACTTACCCACCTGAAAGCAGAAATGATATACATCCTTTGGTTCTTATTGTCTTCATAGAACCTGGTCACATGACACTATCTACCTTACAAAGTCAAGGAATGTAGTTTACCAGTGTgccaaaaagaaagaggaaaacacagATTTGGTAAGGTCTTCAACATTCTCCCATAGTCTATCCTTTTGGTTTTCAAATATCCATTCACTCCTTCTGTCTCATAAGCAGACCACAAATCCCCAAGGAAGAAACTCCATAATCCCACCCAGCTCAAAATCTAGGGTTTCTGGATCACATGAAATTGTCTCTCTCATGTCTTCATATGGCTCCTATTGGTTCAGTAGATTACGAAATAAACCAAAATGGACcgtttctctctgtcacccagcatCCAACGGCAGTGCAGGCACAAGAAAACTAAATAACTTCCTGAGTATAGTTGTTCTCAGTTATGGGCTTATacaaaaggagatataacaagtaatttatcagccaccttagtatAAATTACTAGAGAGGCTAAAATATTGTGACACAATAAAAGTCTCTAAATTCCCTTAGTAAATTGTTCACAATGCTTATGTATGCTACAAATCTAccactaaacccaagaatatgGTAGTTCAACACTTGtagatgaattaattttgtagccttgcctttgacattttggtGTTCACACTAATGTTGCTTAGGAGGTTTTAAAGGGTTGATGAGTGCCCCTTTACCTCCAGTCCTGTCTTGCCTGAAACATTTAATTGGTTTTAAGCCATTTGGATGCTTCAGGCCTCTTTGCCACAAGGGTTCCACGGAGGGACTGGATGGACCCTGGGCAGGTAGTCTCACATTACCCTCGCTATAGGAGGGCAGGTAGGACAAAATAAGAGTTTGGCCATGGATGCTGCCTCTGCCAGATCATGGCCCAAAAAGGGATTTATGAACTAACGtaaaatcttaaggcttcccCACTACCCTCCACCACCAGCTGAtagaatggaccccctcttggccaaggggatatcctaaaattaaattgcatgccaggaggagggaggtcagacatgcttcaTCATGCCCCGTcccccttcttggagatatcctttgcaACTTATTAACAACTGTAAGGCTATGCAAAACAAACCTTCAGGTTCacaatttacaaaacaaatatatgtccTGTTAACTTGTCTCTGATTTACAGCTTTTAGACAaaacttcatgtctttaacctattataagtcaaagaatcttttaacccacctataacctgtaagtattcccacttagaaattGCCCAccttttctggccaaaccaatgtacgccttccatatattgatttatgactttaccttaacccctgtctccctgagaagtataaagccaaactgtaactcaaccacagtgagtccacctgctcaaggcttcttgggcgtggcttggggtcatggttctcaaatttggctcagaataaatctctttaaaattaaataataataataatgaaataaaagagctTTATTTAGATTGAaatc
This region of Microcebus murinus isolate Inina chromosome 2, M.murinus_Inina_mat1.0, whole genome shotgun sequence genomic DNA includes:
- the LOC105885896 gene encoding uncharacterized protein LOC105885896 encodes the protein MSSQQQKQPCAPPPQPQQQQVKQPCQPPPQEPCYPKVPEPCHPKVPEPCHPKVPEPCHPKVPEPCHPKVPEPCHPKVPEPCHPKMPEPCHPKVPEPCPSTVTPTPAQQKTKQK